In Thalassoglobus sp. JC818, one DNA window encodes the following:
- the lepB gene encoding signal peptidase I, which produces MVKFLREYFHRGQGKQTETTAAEKPKRKESTRDTVESILFAFILAFMFRTFEAEAFVIPTGSMAPTLYGRHKETTCTQCDYHITVGASDEVVRESGLLEQNSRLSSAICPNCGYNNEQIRNELAFNGDRILVNKYPYEFGDPDRWDVFVFKNPQEPETNYIKRLAGLPNELIRIRGGNVYRINEDGPEILRKSPDKQRALQIPVYDDNFAPVAILEAGWPERWASVREGEVGQIANFVESDEGWQANRENREYTIASDNDSLEWLRYRHFMPHPEDWVAYNNSRELDPRARLISDFCGYNAYTGEGRRFDSQSANEVDLGRYWVRDLTINFDLELNSVTPESQVIFEICEGTSWYRCEINPETGEAVLSEINSMLNERREELATGQTSISGPGSYAITFCNVDDRLCLWVNNSLVDFGDGANLAVAGATEIPFPTDRDLAPIGIAASGVDATVSNLLLERDIYYRADFGINDDRYYRNSGFERQLASLSDNPEAWSDLYLEKADEYDQLEIQIGPDAYLALGDNSPRSLDSRLWGPGQQTVPRKFLVGKAFYIYWPHGVPFLNDGKGITVRSHYRLSKAGKEKVKDYPRYAVPFYPQFWRMNRIR; this is translated from the coding sequence ATGGTCAAGTTCCTGCGAGAATATTTTCACCGTGGTCAAGGCAAGCAAACCGAGACCACAGCTGCCGAGAAACCGAAGCGGAAAGAAAGCACTCGGGATACAGTCGAGTCCATCCTCTTCGCATTCATCCTGGCCTTCATGTTCCGTACGTTTGAGGCGGAAGCATTCGTCATTCCGACCGGTTCGATGGCGCCGACCCTTTACGGTCGCCACAAAGAAACGACCTGCACGCAGTGTGACTATCACATCACCGTCGGAGCGAGTGATGAAGTCGTTCGTGAATCGGGATTGCTCGAGCAAAACTCTCGTCTCTCGTCGGCTATCTGCCCGAACTGTGGCTACAACAACGAACAAATTCGCAACGAACTCGCTTTCAACGGGGACAGAATTCTCGTCAACAAATATCCGTACGAATTCGGAGACCCGGATCGCTGGGATGTTTTCGTCTTCAAAAATCCTCAAGAGCCTGAAACAAATTACATCAAGCGGCTGGCTGGGCTTCCGAATGAGTTGATTCGAATTCGTGGCGGCAACGTTTATCGCATTAATGAAGATGGGCCGGAAATTCTGCGGAAGTCTCCTGACAAACAGCGCGCGCTTCAAATTCCGGTCTATGACGACAATTTCGCCCCGGTCGCAATTCTCGAAGCTGGCTGGCCGGAGCGGTGGGCTTCCGTGCGAGAAGGAGAAGTCGGCCAAATTGCAAACTTTGTCGAGTCAGACGAAGGATGGCAGGCGAACCGAGAGAATCGTGAATACACAATTGCTTCCGACAATGATTCGCTGGAGTGGCTCCGGTACCGTCACTTCATGCCGCATCCGGAAGATTGGGTTGCTTACAACAACTCAAGAGAACTCGACCCGCGTGCCCGCCTGATTTCCGACTTCTGCGGATACAATGCCTACACAGGAGAAGGGCGACGTTTTGACTCTCAATCGGCGAACGAAGTCGATCTCGGGAGATACTGGGTCCGCGATCTGACCATTAACTTCGATCTCGAATTGAATTCTGTCACACCTGAGAGTCAGGTCATTTTCGAAATCTGTGAAGGGACATCCTGGTATCGCTGCGAAATCAACCCCGAAACAGGAGAAGCAGTTCTCTCGGAAATCAACTCGATGCTCAACGAACGTCGTGAAGAACTCGCGACAGGTCAAACATCGATTTCCGGTCCGGGCTCGTATGCGATCACCTTCTGCAACGTGGACGACCGACTTTGCCTGTGGGTGAACAACTCACTCGTTGATTTTGGAGATGGTGCTAATCTCGCAGTCGCTGGTGCGACGGAAATTCCCTTCCCGACAGACCGTGATCTCGCACCGATTGGAATCGCAGCTTCTGGCGTGGACGCAACAGTTTCAAACCTGCTTCTCGAACGAGATATTTACTATCGCGCTGACTTCGGGATCAACGATGACCGCTACTATCGGAATTCTGGATTCGAACGCCAGCTCGCGAGTTTGAGTGACAATCCGGAAGCCTGGAGCGATTTGTATCTCGAAAAAGCGGACGAATACGATCAGCTTGAGATTCAGATCGGTCCGGATGCTTATCTGGCCCTCGGAGATAACAGCCCGCGAAGTCTCGACAGCCGCCTTTGGGGTCCGGGACAGCAGACAGTTCCCCGCAAATTCCTGGTCGGAAAAGCATTCTACATTTACTGGCCGCACGGAGTTCCGTTCTTGAATGACGGAAAAGGTATCACCGTGAGGTCACACTACCGATTGAGCAAAGCTGGCAAAGAGAAAGTCAAAGACTATCCGCGCTATGCCGTCCCGTTCTATCCACAGTTCTGGCGAATGAATCGCATCCGCTGA
- the lepB gene encoding signal peptidase I translates to MFRHVVESFLLLGLTVVIFRCFAVEGYLISTGSMAPTLLGFHRRIVCENCHHSFVRGAAFDGDDHAGEHNSTGTSSAKAAADLSGLPNESHLMECTHCGSPISKWNDVPRTEGDQLLVDKLAFEFRDPRRWEVIVFHNQDVPDQPFVKRVVGLPNETLEIRDGDIWVNGEIIRKPIANQLAMRVPVHEYSRETMTSDPDLLPRWVSADGSRNWTFHTHTINYSQSPNSNQFEDIEWIKYQHSETQPVSTVHEVPLSDWPRGLSQHHDGSLKFERGILSCDGIFSAFERDRWKTRTDDQAFHSALDALFEKSHLSPIIDRCEYNRQTRQQYYFPHDFMISATLKDLRGSGELLFELTDGVDEFQLCISPDTHLITLSDLRNGTDYWAASIDPEEFASPMQIDFSLFDQQVIVAVNKQPFGNPVLFEASENRPPVTSPVRIGARGIDVEIASLNLYRDVYYTPRKDQSDPKFEIPSRHFLVLGDNSPVSLDSRAWTHPTIPREALIGKPLFVHLPTQQKEVSWNGKKSHIRIPDFSRVRPVR, encoded by the coding sequence ATGTTTCGGCATGTTGTCGAATCGTTTCTACTCCTCGGTCTGACCGTCGTGATTTTCAGGTGCTTCGCCGTCGAGGGATATCTGATCTCAACCGGTTCAATGGCTCCCACGCTGCTCGGCTTCCATCGCCGCATCGTGTGTGAAAATTGCCATCACAGCTTCGTTCGCGGAGCTGCCTTTGACGGTGACGACCATGCTGGTGAACACAACTCAACAGGCACATCTTCCGCGAAGGCTGCTGCGGATCTTTCGGGGCTTCCGAACGAATCACATTTGATGGAATGCACTCACTGCGGAAGTCCGATTTCGAAATGGAATGACGTTCCACGGACTGAGGGAGATCAACTTCTCGTCGACAAGTTAGCCTTTGAGTTTCGTGATCCTCGCAGATGGGAAGTGATTGTCTTTCACAATCAGGATGTGCCAGATCAGCCTTTCGTGAAACGAGTCGTCGGCCTTCCCAATGAAACTCTTGAAATCCGTGACGGAGACATTTGGGTCAACGGCGAAATCATCCGCAAACCTATCGCAAACCAGTTAGCGATGAGAGTTCCCGTCCACGAATACTCTCGCGAAACCATGACTTCAGACCCGGATCTTCTTCCAAGGTGGGTTTCGGCAGATGGATCACGGAATTGGACCTTTCACACACACACAATCAACTATTCGCAATCGCCGAATTCGAACCAATTTGAAGACATTGAGTGGATCAAATATCAGCACAGTGAGACACAACCCGTCTCGACAGTTCACGAAGTTCCGCTCTCTGATTGGCCTCGCGGTTTGTCTCAACACCATGATGGTTCATTGAAATTTGAACGAGGCATTTTGAGCTGTGATGGAATTTTCTCAGCTTTCGAACGTGATCGCTGGAAGACTCGAACTGACGATCAAGCGTTCCATTCAGCACTCGATGCACTCTTCGAAAAGTCACATCTCTCGCCCATCATCGATCGGTGCGAATACAACCGGCAGACGCGCCAGCAGTATTATTTCCCTCACGATTTCATGATCTCAGCGACACTCAAAGACCTGCGAGGGTCCGGAGAACTGCTGTTTGAGCTGACCGATGGAGTGGATGAGTTTCAGCTTTGCATTTCCCCCGACACACATCTCATCACGCTTTCTGATCTAAGGAACGGAACCGATTACTGGGCTGCCTCGATCGATCCGGAAGAGTTTGCGAGCCCGATGCAGATCGATTTCTCGCTGTTCGATCAACAGGTCATCGTTGCCGTGAATAAACAGCCCTTCGGCAACCCGGTTCTTTTCGAGGCCTCGGAGAATCGCCCGCCGGTCACCAGTCCTGTTCGAATTGGTGCGAGAGGGATCGATGTCGAAATTGCTTCGCTCAATCTGTACCGAGATGTCTATTACACGCCTCGAAAGGATCAAAGCGATCCAAAGTTTGAGATTCCCTCGCGGCATTTTCTGGTGCTGGGAGACAACAGCCCCGTTTCACTCGACAGCCGTGCCTGGACTCATCCGACCATTCCAAGGGAGGCGTTGATCGGCAAACCATTGTTTGTTCACCTGCCGACCCAGCAGAAAGAAGTTTCCTGGAACGGAAAGAAATCTCACATTCGAATTCCCGACTTCTCTCGGGTCCGCCCAGTTCGCTAG